A portion of the Candidatus Krumholzibacteriota bacterium genome contains these proteins:
- a CDS encoding peptidoglycan DD-metalloendopeptidase family protein, producing MKNNRIISALIITGTIAAIFYLTVRSGRQVDDQPVIVEAALISSSELPAREPVLHEPEAPALSGMVTKNSFFFNILRDAGIIPNQIDAIIRASKPVYDFARIQPGQYYEIFTGDGGELQRLTFSLKGTESYIEIVTVDGDFVTTRKDYPFKVVIREASGIITSSFFASLMEQGLSNELGATIANIYAWDIDFFSQIRKNDYFRVIYEEKTMLEGPGSDEGPRIGNILAAEFNTSGDNHYAFLFENEDGLADYFDDQGKSLRKQLLRAPLNYTRISSNYSKRRLHPVLHTYRPHLGIDYAAPAGTPVQSTGDGTIMTASRTKANGNYIKVRHNSDFISYYLHLSRFARGIKNGVNVKQGQTIGYVGATGYATGPHLDYRVKKNGKFVNPRNLKLPPANPVREDKMMDYLLFVEYQIAKLNRIPVKDPRGDYFAEKTSEENPVIDGKTSESGGSNLSN from the coding sequence ATGAAAAACAACAGGATAATATCAGCTTTAATAATAACTGGGACTATTGCCGCCATATTCTATCTGACAGTCAGAAGTGGGCGGCAGGTCGATGATCAGCCTGTGATCGTCGAGGCTGCCTTGATCTCCTCCAGCGAGCTTCCCGCGCGGGAACCTGTTCTTCATGAACCCGAGGCTCCGGCTCTTTCCGGGATGGTCACGAAAAACTCCTTTTTCTTCAATATATTACGTGATGCCGGTATCATTCCTAACCAGATCGACGCCATAATCCGCGCATCAAAACCTGTATATGATTTCGCCAGGATACAACCGGGGCAGTATTACGAAATATTCACCGGCGACGGTGGAGAACTTCAAAGGCTGACTTTTTCCCTCAAGGGGACAGAGTCATATATAGAGATAGTGACGGTCGATGGAGATTTCGTCACCACCAGAAAGGATTACCCGTTCAAAGTGGTAATAAGGGAAGCATCCGGTATAATCACCAGTTCTTTTTTCGCATCATTGATGGAACAGGGCCTGTCGAACGAACTTGGAGCTACAATAGCCAACATATACGCGTGGGATATCGATTTTTTCAGTCAGATCAGGAAAAACGATTACTTCAGGGTCATTTACGAGGAAAAAACGATGCTTGAAGGGCCCGGAAGCGATGAAGGACCAAGGATCGGCAATATCCTGGCTGCCGAATTCAATACAAGCGGAGACAACCACTACGCATTTCTTTTTGAGAATGAAGATGGGCTTGCCGACTACTTCGATGACCAGGGCAAATCGCTCCGCAAACAACTACTGAGAGCTCCACTGAACTATACGAGGATAAGCAGCAATTACAGCAAACGAAGGCTTCATCCCGTACTGCACACTTACCGTCCCCATCTCGGGATCGATTATGCGGCTCCGGCCGGAACACCAGTCCAGTCAACAGGGGACGGGACGATCATGACGGCATCGCGGACAAAGGCAAACGGCAATTATATCAAGGTCCGTCACAACAGTGATTTTATCAGTTATTACCTCCACCTGAGCAGGTTCGCCAGGGGAATAAAGAATGGCGTAAATGTAAAACAGGGCCAGACGATCGGTTATGTGGGAGCGACTGGCTATGCTACAGGGCCGCATCTGGACTACAGAGTGAAAAAGAACGGCAAGTTCGTCAATCCACGCAATCTGAAACTTCCTCCGGCTAATCCCGTGAGAGAAGATAAGATGATGGATTATCTCCTCTTTGTCGAATATCAGATCGCAAAGCTTAACCGGATCCCCGTCAAAGATCCGCGCGGCGATTATTTCGCTGAGAAAACCAGCGAAGAGAATCCGGTAATCGATGGGAAAACATCAGAAAGCGGCGGATCGAATCTATCCAATTGA
- a CDS encoding ribonuclease H-like domain-containing protein codes for MDEKKGDLRERLEALKIKAENVYNRSGSSGPRINDAQNVAYTPPAGEELFNTVDPSGRRELAARMSEGLSSGGRIEDLVHGQDCHVEGAAFYRIISDAGDIWRNAPAIHDEYLGVLATGSAFRIKGLETLSAIQDVDPGEICYLDIETTGLGNSPLFLIGLMYSEGERLIQDLLFARDYTEEKTVLIFLSRILQKFSVLVTFNGIRFDMPFIAERMASESIEFVPPGVHIDLLPLSRRLLGKRTPNHKLQTLERYLLGKKRTGDIPGSEIPGAYHDFVRTGEAGPIAGVIHHNRLDLLSMLEIVTVFLSAGEKAGID; via the coding sequence ATGGATGAAAAAAAGGGTGACCTGAGGGAGAGACTCGAAGCTCTGAAAATAAAAGCTGAAAATGTCTACAACAGGTCAGGATCCAGTGGGCCGCGAATCAACGATGCTCAGAATGTTGCTTATACTCCTCCGGCAGGCGAGGAGCTATTCAATACCGTCGATCCCTCGGGACGAAGGGAGCTTGCCGCGAGGATGAGCGAAGGACTCTCCTCAGGGGGAAGGATCGAAGATCTGGTCCATGGACAGGATTGTCATGTCGAAGGGGCGGCATTTTACAGGATTATCTCTGATGCCGGTGATATCTGGAGGAACGCTCCGGCGATACACGACGAATATCTCGGAGTGCTCGCCACCGGGTCGGCTTTCCGGATAAAGGGGCTTGAGACTCTCAGCGCCATTCAGGATGTCGATCCGGGAGAGATATGCTATCTTGATATAGAGACGACCGGACTTGGTAATTCTCCTCTCTTTTTAATCGGTCTGATGTATTCTGAAGGTGAAAGATTGATCCAGGACCTGCTTTTCGCCAGGGACTATACCGAGGAAAAAACTGTCCTGATCTTTCTATCGAGGATATTGCAGAAGTTTTCAGTCCTTGTCACTTTCAACGGGATAAGATTCGATATGCCCTTTATCGCGGAAAGGATGGCATCAGAATCGATTGAGTTCGTTCCGCCAGGTGTCCATATAGATCTGTTACCTCTTTCACGACGCTTACTCGGGAAAAGGACGCCGAATCATAAATTGCAGACGCTGGAAAGATATCTTCTCGGTAAAAAGAGGACAGGAGATATTCCAGGAAGCGAGATACCGGGAGCGTATCACGATTTTGTCAGGACAGGAGAGGCCGGTCCCATAGCCGGAGTGATCCATCATAACCGCCTTGATCTGCTGTCGATGCTCGAAATTGTAACGGTTTTTCTGTCAGCGGGTGAAAAGGCGGGGATTGATTGA
- a CDS encoding insulinase family protein encodes MFRGNSGYSICVIVLILFVIAPFSPARSGRYVENIPGGPEVIYQQHAESGVVCVTVSVSAGAVFEAPDTRGVTHLLEHLCFDGTERFTRQEISDWIDDVGGFLNAFTRKETTVYFLLVDRSHLEEAFEILSQMLLHSVFPSDEFEKEKKVVLEELRQAKDRPGERRSSIVERYLYRGSDLAEPVLGYPSTIAEISRDQVIDYYRKYYNPLRMRIIVTGGFDRVSARGWINDYFTTGKRDQAFVKAEAGGSRQHEKEKAKGEAGHSNNGYISSPRWSNEVTVRHENGLEPVLEILVPVPGVGEKGFAAAILLEKILSGDDSPLVKSLERYSLPEAEVYLEVHSDFSALRFQFDALSTTRSQVDDLISAISYLSSWRPSKGMVEATKVSFLAADAANREKYHFYIMLEGERIALFGDTYLSAVSEGVKITDEEDIVRVLKTYFDPICFNAVYIDQGHTTVLSGDSGPKPLTRVFGNGAVAASERRTDSEIAALHIMVRGRNCNEEGFYPGITVVLNAALENSVEGKQLSSKLRSLGGSLKWTDNPYVPMDDYYLNPSWSFLRLEAPSGNMNEAAALVSAHLPGSILTEDDLESAKHILRKELAVRSGSAYAALSAAVKRSLFGDHPYSRSVFPDPADLERTSLEQLNRFREKSICGSNLIVTLVSPSEPAEVLDSLEYLFSSMPAGKVSPCPAVEWPVVAGTRDEKSEKSGLYIGAGWRLDDPSIREKAAATVAAEILSRRMQLQIRETLGLAYSTGASVKYLENAIQVTASVATGIENLEKATDALKKEITGLFEDKASSEEIAIARNRIISRLARRTLSSIDQAFSMASDIFLWDGTSKSLLLEEVTDEDVHSTVGTHFSIDRMVIVRMIPSAEGDVKKSPPAGMMRR; translated from the coding sequence ATGTTCAGGGGAAATTCAGGATATTCCATTTGCGTGATAGTACTTATTCTGTTTGTCATTGCCCCATTTTCGCCAGCCCGAAGCGGCAGATATGTGGAAAATATCCCGGGTGGGCCGGAGGTGATTTATCAACAACACGCAGAATCAGGAGTAGTATGCGTAACAGTCTCGGTTTCCGCCGGTGCCGTATTCGAGGCCCCTGACACGAGGGGAGTCACGCATCTTCTCGAGCATCTCTGTTTTGACGGGACAGAGCGGTTTACCCGTCAGGAGATAAGCGATTGGATCGACGATGTCGGAGGTTTTCTCAACGCCTTCACGAGAAAAGAAACAACAGTATATTTTCTTCTTGTCGACCGCTCGCATCTTGAAGAAGCGTTCGAGATACTTTCACAGATGCTGCTTCATTCGGTATTTCCGTCAGATGAATTTGAAAAAGAGAAAAAAGTCGTTCTTGAGGAATTGCGGCAGGCTAAAGACAGGCCGGGAGAACGCAGAAGCTCCATCGTAGAGAGATATCTTTACAGAGGAAGTGATCTTGCTGAACCTGTCCTTGGGTATCCTTCGACGATAGCAGAGATCAGCCGGGATCAGGTGATAGACTATTACAGAAAATATTACAATCCTTTGAGGATGCGAATCATCGTCACCGGCGGATTCGACAGGGTGAGCGCGCGAGGATGGATCAACGATTATTTTACGACGGGGAAGAGGGATCAAGCCTTCGTTAAGGCCGAAGCGGGAGGATCGAGGCAGCATGAAAAAGAGAAGGCAAAGGGAGAGGCCGGTCATTCAAACAACGGATATATCTCCAGTCCCAGGTGGAGTAACGAAGTCACGGTGAGACACGAAAACGGCCTGGAACCGGTGTTGGAAATCCTCGTGCCTGTTCCGGGAGTGGGCGAAAAGGGATTTGCAGCCGCGATACTTCTCGAAAAGATCCTTTCCGGCGATGATTCTCCACTTGTAAAATCACTGGAAAGATATTCCTTGCCCGAAGCGGAGGTCTATCTTGAGGTCCATAGTGATTTTTCAGCCCTCAGGTTTCAGTTCGATGCTTTGTCCACGACACGATCGCAGGTTGACGACCTGATCAGCGCGATATCTTACCTCTCTTCATGGAGGCCATCGAAGGGGATGGTCGAAGCGACAAAAGTCTCATTTCTTGCCGCAGATGCCGCAAACAGGGAAAAATACCATTTTTATATAATGCTCGAAGGGGAAAGAATCGCTCTTTTCGGCGACACCTATCTCTCTGCCGTGTCGGAAGGAGTGAAAATTACCGATGAGGAAGATATCGTAAGGGTCCTCAAGACATATTTCGATCCGATCTGTTTCAATGCCGTATATATCGATCAGGGTCACACCACAGTTCTATCGGGAGATAGCGGCCCGAAGCCTTTGACGAGGGTCTTTGGCAACGGAGCGGTGGCAGCCTCGGAGAGAAGGACAGATTCAGAGATCGCCGCCCTGCATATTATGGTCAGGGGAAGAAATTGCAATGAAGAAGGTTTTTACCCCGGTATTACGGTCGTCCTCAACGCCGCTCTTGAGAACTCTGTCGAGGGGAAACAGCTTTCTTCGAAGTTGAGATCGTTGGGAGGCTCCCTGAAGTGGACCGATAATCCATACGTGCCAATGGATGATTATTATCTGAACCCTTCCTGGTCATTTCTCAGGCTCGAAGCCCCTTCTGGAAATATGAATGAAGCGGCCGCACTCGTATCAGCGCACCTGCCTGGTTCGATTCTGACCGAAGATGACCTTGAAAGCGCGAAACATATTTTGCGAAAAGAACTTGCCGTGAGGTCGGGCTCAGCTTACGCGGCATTGAGCGCCGCTGTCAAAAGATCACTTTTTGGTGATCATCCATATTCCCGGTCTGTATTTCCAGACCCTGCGGACCTCGAGCGGACATCTCTTGAACAGCTCAACAGATTCAGAGAAAAGAGTATCTGCGGATCGAACCTGATAGTGACCCTGGTCTCTCCTTCAGAACCTGCTGAGGTCCTGGATAGCCTTGAATACCTTTTTTCCAGCATGCCAGCGGGCAAAGTATCTCCCTGCCCCGCAGTCGAATGGCCGGTAGTGGCGGGGACGCGGGATGAAAAGAGCGAGAAATCAGGATTGTATATCGGGGCGGGGTGGAGGCTGGACGACCCATCGATACGTGAAAAGGCCGCCGCAACGGTCGCCGCTGAGATCCTCAGCAGGAGGATGCAACTGCAGATACGCGAAACATTGGGCCTGGCTTATTCGACCGGAGCATCGGTAAAATATCTCGAGAACGCCATCCAGGTAACCGCCTCTGTCGCGACGGGGATAGAAAACCTTGAAAAGGCTACTGACGCGTTGAAGAAAGAAATAACAGGTCTTTTTGAAGACAAGGCTTCGTCTGAGGAGATAGCGATAGCGAGAAACAGGATCATATCGCGGCTTGCCAGGCGCACGCTCTCTAGCATCGATCAGGCTTTTTCAATGGCATCCGATATATTTTTATGGGATGGCACCAGTAAAAGCCTCCTTTTAGAGGAGGTCACGGACGAGGATGTCCATTCCACGGTGGGCACTCATTTTTCCATTGACAGAATGGTGATCGTGAGAATGATCCCCTCCGCGGAGGGCGATGTAAAAAAATCGCCTCCCGCGGGAATGATGAGACGATAA
- a CDS encoding epoxyqueuosine reductase QueH produces the protein MDPRKKILVHACCASCSSHVLALLSDRYDVSAFFYNPNIQPAGEYLQRLDDMKKVCSEMRIHLFEGEYDPGSWQRGIERFRHLGEKSERCWRCYAIRLDATAKKGSQLGCDLFTSTLSVSPHKIQERIIEEGEKAAAKYHISFLGEDFKKKDGFKISVEKSRSLGLTRQDYCGCLFSREEAAKRRDDNARKGYKNRP, from the coding sequence ATGGACCCCCGAAAAAAAATACTTGTTCACGCCTGCTGCGCTTCATGCTCAAGCCATGTCCTCGCTCTTCTTTCCGACAGGTATGATGTATCGGCATTCTTCTACAATCCGAATATCCAGCCGGCCGGGGAGTACCTGCAACGTCTCGATGATATGAAGAAGGTCTGTTCAGAGATGCGGATCCACCTTTTTGAGGGAGAATATGATCCCGGATCGTGGCAACGCGGGATAGAGAGATTCAGGCACCTCGGGGAAAAGAGTGAGCGCTGCTGGAGATGTTACGCGATCCGTCTTGATGCCACGGCTAAAAAAGGATCTCAGCTTGGTTGCGACCTTTTTACTTCTACTCTCTCGGTAAGTCCCCACAAGATACAGGAAAGGATCATCGAAGAAGGGGAAAAAGCCGCCGCGAAATACCATATCTCTTTCCTGGGCGAGGATTTCAAGAAAAAAGACGGTTTCAAAATAAGCGTTGAAAAAAGCAGGTCGCTGGGTCTGACCAGGCAGGATTATTGCGGTTGCCTTTTCAGCAGGGAAGAGGCCGCAAAGAGAAGAGATGATAATGCCCGGAAGGGCTATAAAAATCGGCCATGA
- a CDS encoding histidine kinase, whose amino-acid sequence MPLSFSQDQLAIINLLLRIAVMAGITSLLLQFRSVVEYLARVKVSRGIEVKLVIFFAVIFSMGIVVRKVSSQAAMDLALEGAIFAGLIGGMRVGSATGFVIGLTCYFLGEPVALPLYTLSGFFAGILYSRLGQMGEIWNYSLNPFLIIYNFMEKLFRRRLDRNFLPFILIIVLALLRYRLLDTYYGRGMLYGYPVRDWFFITIDLTVIVYTLGISLKMANNARMEVIIREEENQLVHAKLSTLKSQINPHFLFNTLNSISALIRTDAGKAREMTRKLASIFRKSLEDTSDTHSLSEEIMFIDDYLSIEKIRFGEEKLKIIKDLEPESMNCHLPSMLLQPVVENAIKHGISCVTCGGRLQISSRCVESGIVVEITNDGPEVDRFDLSVLMDQGVGMKNVVERLKIYSRGEGSLSITPTPGGGAVVRLYIPDTARRRQEG is encoded by the coding sequence ATGCCGTTAAGTTTTTCACAAGATCAGCTCGCGATCATAAACCTTCTATTGAGAATAGCGGTAATGGCTGGCATCACCAGCCTTCTTCTGCAATTCAGGTCTGTCGTCGAGTACCTGGCCAGAGTGAAAGTCTCCCGGGGCATAGAAGTGAAACTGGTTATATTTTTCGCTGTCATTTTCTCGATGGGAATCGTGGTCCGAAAGGTATCCAGTCAGGCGGCGATGGATCTGGCTCTTGAAGGAGCGATATTTGCCGGATTGATAGGAGGAATGCGCGTAGGTTCCGCGACCGGATTCGTTATAGGCCTGACATGTTATTTTCTTGGAGAGCCGGTAGCGCTTCCTCTATATACCCTTTCGGGTTTTTTTGCTGGAATACTCTATTCCAGACTGGGCCAGATGGGGGAGATATGGAATTATTCACTCAATCCATTCCTGATAATCTACAATTTTATGGAAAAACTGTTTAGACGCAGACTTGACAGGAATTTTCTTCCTTTTATCCTCATTATTGTACTGGCCCTCCTCAGATACAGGCTGCTCGACACCTACTATGGAAGGGGGATGCTGTACGGTTATCCGGTGAGAGACTGGTTCTTCATCACGATCGACCTGACAGTCATAGTATACACTCTCGGGATATCTTTGAAGATGGCGAACAACGCGAGGATGGAAGTGATTATCAGAGAAGAGGAGAACCAGCTCGTACACGCGAAACTCTCTACTCTGAAGAGCCAGATCAACCCGCATTTTCTTTTCAATACTCTTAATTCGATTTCCGCCCTGATCAGGACTGATGCCGGGAAGGCCAGGGAGATGACGAGGAAACTCGCGTCAATATTCAGAAAATCGCTTGAAGACACTTCTGATACGCATTCCCTTAGCGAAGAGATAATGTTCATTGACGATTATCTCTCTATAGAGAAGATCCGGTTTGGCGAGGAAAAATTGAAGATAATCAAGGACCTCGAACCGGAAAGCATGAACTGCCATCTGCCTTCGATGCTTCTTCAGCCTGTTGTTGAGAATGCCATAAAACACGGCATTTCCTGCGTTACCTGCGGAGGAAGACTTCAGATCTCCTCAAGATGCGTAGAGAGTGGTATCGTCGTCGAGATCACAAATGATGGTCCTGAAGTAGACCGGTTCGATCTGTCGGTACTTATGGATCAGGGAGTGGGAATGAAGAATGTCGTAGAGAGGCTTAAGATATATTCACGTGGCGAAGGAAGCCTTTCGATAACCCCCACACCCGGAGGCGGCGCTGTAGTAAGATTGTATATACCTGATACTGCAAGGAGGAGGCAGGAGGGATGA
- a CDS encoding response regulator transcription factor, whose amino-acid sequence MKIKALIVDDEKLARSEMRFLLGDYGEIEVIGEASGGGDAISIIRKNQPDIVFLDIQMPEVDGFQVVRTLMEEKKLPLVIFTTAYDQYAIKAFEINAIDYLLKPIEKERLSGAIERAKAILPRREEYLDRIRKLTENIKGGTRFLPRLVIKKDDGMMGLVEVEKIAMLHNEGGKVTAYTDDGRYESNYSDIDEIEVQIDPKVFTRLGAEYLVNPGKIVQIIPWSGGNYIMTIDDSEKTEVRLQRSQAQLLKNKIEGIF is encoded by the coding sequence ATGAAGATCAAAGCGCTTATAGTCGATGACGAGAAACTTGCCCGGAGCGAGATGAGGTTCCTGCTCGGCGATTATGGTGAGATCGAGGTGATCGGGGAGGCTTCCGGAGGCGGGGATGCGATATCGATCATCAGGAAGAATCAGCCGGATATCGTCTTTCTCGACATTCAGATGCCTGAGGTGGACGGATTCCAGGTGGTCAGGACTCTAATGGAAGAAAAAAAGCTCCCCCTGGTCATCTTTACGACAGCATATGATCAGTACGCGATAAAAGCTTTCGAGATTAACGCGATCGATTACCTCCTCAAACCGATCGAGAAGGAGAGGCTCTCCGGAGCTATAGAGAGGGCAAAGGCGATATTGCCCCGCAGGGAGGAATATCTCGACAGGATAAGGAAACTGACGGAGAATATCAAGGGTGGCACCCGTTTCCTGCCTCGCCTGGTAATAAAAAAAGATGATGGTATGATGGGGCTCGTGGAAGTGGAAAAAATCGCCATGCTGCACAATGAGGGGGGAAAAGTGACTGCATATACTGATGATGGGCGATATGAATCGAACTACAGCGATATAGACGAGATCGAAGTCCAGATAGACCCGAAGGTATTTACCAGACTTGGAGCGGAATATCTTGTGAATCCCGGGAAGATCGTCCAGATAATCCCATGGTCGGGCGGTAACTATATAATGACTATAGATGATTCAGAAAAGACAGAGGTCCGTCTTCAGAGGTCCCAGGCTCAACTTCTCAAGAATAAAATCGAAGGTATCTTTTAG
- a CDS encoding 4Fe-4S binding protein has product MAHTINDECISCGACEAECPVEAIEEGDEKYVIDADKCTDCGACVEVCPVDAIDAG; this is encoded by the coding sequence ATGGCCCACACTATTAATGATGAATGCATCAGTTGCGGTGCATGCGAGGCGGAGTGCCCGGTAGAAGCGATTGAAGAAGGCGACGAAAAATACGTGATCGACGCCGATAAATGTACCGATTGCGGAGCTTGCGTCGAAGTCTGTCCTGTTGATGCGATCGACGCGGGCTGA
- the lpdA gene encoding dihydrolipoyl dehydrogenase has translation MDQIFDLLVLGGGPAGYPAAIRASQLGASVCLIEKESIGGVCLNRGCIPTKTMHALAHLIESSSGGDGKGVAGSIKADATGLFLHKDDVVESLVSGVEKLLSGRKIDVVKGSGRITSPGEIEVEGTGTVKGRKILIATGSTEIEIPGLEFNGKNILSSTDLLDLGRIPESMLVIGGGVIGCEFASIFSAFGTRVTVVEMLPSLIATEDIHIIRFFQSIMKKKGITLRLGSMVRELVSDGGKVTARLVSDEELSAEVALVSVGRSPNISGIGLGALGIKTDKKGIKVNNRMECTAEGFYAAGDVAGGWLLAHVATREGIVAAENALGSSREINFDSVPFTIYTLPEISRVGLTEAEAKAHGFEIAAGRFPFAANGKARGLREEDGFVKWVASREDGRLLGLHIIGPQATELISFGTLAIEKKMKVEDIASVIFPHPTLCEAIGEAAEAVEGKAIHLLR, from the coding sequence TTGGATCAGATTTTCGATCTTCTCGTGCTCGGGGGTGGACCAGCGGGATACCCTGCCGCTATCAGGGCTTCTCAGCTGGGAGCTTCAGTATGTCTTATCGAAAAAGAGTCGATCGGCGGAGTCTGCCTCAACCGGGGATGTATACCGACGAAAACGATGCATGCTCTGGCACACCTTATAGAATCTTCCTCGGGAGGAGATGGAAAAGGCGTGGCGGGTTCAATAAAAGCCGACGCCACGGGGCTTTTTTTACATAAGGATGATGTAGTAGAGAGCCTGGTCTCAGGAGTCGAGAAGCTTCTGTCCGGCAGAAAGATAGATGTAGTGAAAGGATCGGGAAGGATCACCTCTCCGGGCGAGATAGAGGTGGAAGGAACCGGTACGGTAAAGGGCAGAAAGATCCTGATAGCAACTGGATCGACCGAGATAGAAATCCCCGGCCTGGAGTTCAACGGTAAAAATATTCTCAGCAGCACCGATCTGCTCGATCTGGGAAGGATCCCGGAGAGTATGCTGGTAATCGGAGGAGGCGTCATCGGATGCGAGTTCGCGTCGATCTTCTCCGCTTTTGGAACAAGGGTCACGGTTGTAGAGATGCTCCCTTCCCTAATTGCGACTGAAGATATCCATATAATCAGATTCTTTCAGTCTATAATGAAGAAGAAGGGTATAACTCTGAGGCTTGGCTCGATGGTCAGGGAACTCGTATCGGATGGTGGAAAAGTGACTGCCCGGCTTGTAAGCGATGAAGAACTTTCCGCCGAGGTCGCCCTGGTCTCTGTCGGAAGATCTCCGAATATTTCCGGGATAGGGTTGGGAGCTCTGGGGATAAAGACGGATAAAAAAGGAATTAAGGTTAATAACAGGATGGAATGCACGGCAGAGGGTTTTTACGCCGCGGGGGACGTGGCGGGAGGCTGGCTTCTCGCGCATGTCGCGACAAGAGAGGGGATAGTGGCCGCGGAAAACGCTCTTGGATCTTCCCGCGAGATCAATTTTGACTCTGTTCCATTCACCATCTATACCCTTCCGGAGATATCGCGCGTGGGCCTTACCGAAGCGGAAGCAAAAGCGCATGGTTTCGAGATAGCGGCGGGAAGATTTCCTTTTGCCGCAAACGGGAAAGCAAGGGGATTGAGGGAAGAGGATGGTTTTGTCAAGTGGGTTGCCTCAAGGGAGGATGGCAGGTTGCTGGGGCTTCATATTATAGGTCCTCAGGCGACTGAGCTGATATCTTTCGGGACCCTCGCGATTGAAAAAAAGATGAAAGTAGAAGATATTGCTTCGGTTATTTTCCCCCATCCGACATTGTGCGAGGCGATCGGGGAGGCGGCCGAAGCAGTCGAGGGAAAAGCAATACATCTCTTGCGGTAA
- a CDS encoding TlpA family protein disulfide reductase produces MTVRLINRVPLQVAVLIVLVMATVLAGCSRDDNGGKESSGEAQTPMVKRDPNNKSDVILRRIDGSTTRVSDYGGKFLFVTFFATWNIDSQKMIPIMNNIQKKYYKNVDVIGVSLDSKNPGVLKTFLIRNPATFEIMVDGERTANAFGGARNLPVTYILLRDGTVATKLEGLYKGKKYEEAILALYRQHL; encoded by the coding sequence ATGACTGTGAGACTAATAAATCGCGTCCCGTTACAGGTCGCGGTGCTGATCGTCCTGGTCATGGCAACGGTATTGGCCGGGTGTTCCAGGGATGACAATGGCGGAAAAGAAAGCAGCGGGGAAGCGCAGACCCCGATGGTCAAAAGGGATCCGAATAACAAATCGGACGTCATACTGAGAAGGATTGACGGTAGTACGACACGGGTAAGCGATTACGGTGGAAAATTTCTTTTTGTGACGTTTTTTGCCACATGGAATATCGATTCCCAGAAAATGATCCCGATCATGAATAACATCCAGAAGAAATATTACAAGAATGTCGACGTTATCGGAGTATCCCTGGATTCGAAAAACCCCGGGGTGTTGAAGACCTTTCTCATCCGCAATCCGGCGACTTTCGAGATCATGGTCGATGGGGAAAGAACGGCGAATGCCTTCGGTGGAGCCAGGAATCTGCCTGTGACATATATCCTGCTTCGAGATGGCACTGTAGCCACGAAACTGGAAGGATTGTACAAGGGTAAAAAATACGAGGAAGCGATTCTGGCCCTCTACAGGCAGCATCTGTGA